In Acidisarcina polymorpha, the DNA window CTCAATGGCATCACCTCACGGCTCGATTACTTGAAGGTGCTCGGCGTCGACGCGATTTGGCTGACCCCGATCTATCCGTCCCCTCAGGTCGACTTTGGCTACGATATCTCCGACTATGAGGCCATCGACCCCGCCTACGGCACTCTCGCTGACTTTGACCATCTCGTCGCCGAGGCCAAGAAGCGCGACATCAAGATCATCATGGATATGGTCATGAACCACACTTCGGATAAGCACAAGTGGTTCCTTGAGTCGGAGAGCTCAAAGACCAATCCCAAACGGGACTGGTACGTTTGGAAGGACGGTAAGGCGCCTGGCCAGCCGCCGAATAACTGGACTTCCGTCTTCGGCCATTCGGCCTGGCAGTTCGATCCAAAAACGAACCAGTACTACTATCACAAGTTCTATATTCAGCAGCCCGATCTGAATTGGAACAATCCAAAGGTCCGCAAAGCAATGTACGACACCTGCCGCTTCTGGATGAGGCGCGGCGTCTACGGCTTCCGTTTGGACGCGATTCCAACCCTCTTTGAAGATCCCCAACTGCGCGACGAACAGGTCATCAAGGATGCAGGCGGGAATCCAAAAATCAACGCATTTGGCGATCAGGAACTCGACGACTCGCTCACCAACAACCTGCCTGAGGTCCACGACGTTCAGAAGGAACTGCGCAAGGTCATCGACGAGTTCCCCGGCCGGGTGCTCATCGGCGAGACTTATTTCAGCAACGTCGCCGATCTACGGAAGAGCTATGGCGCCAAGAACGACGAACTTCAGCTGCCGATGGACTTCCAGGTGGGCATGATCAATAAGCTCGACGTGAACGCCTTCCGCCAGCATATCGATGAGGTCGAGACCCAGATCGACAACGATCAGCCCCTGCTCGTCTTTGATAACCATGACAATCCGCGCATCGACGCACGCTATGGCGACGGTATCCACAACCTCGATATCGAGCGCATGCTGGCGACCGTCCTCTTCGCCACCCGCGACACCGCTCTTTTCTATTACGGCGATGAAATCGCCATGAAGACCACGCCGCCGGTCCGCAAGGAAGATGTGAAAGATCCGATCGGCATCACCGGCTGGCCGAAGGAGAAGGGCCGCGACGGCGAGCGAACCCCAATGCAGTGGACGCCCGGCCCCAATGCCGGCTTCACCACCGGCACGCCGTGGCTTCCCATTCCGCCCAGCTACGTCCTTTACAACGTCCAGACCGAGGTTCCCGACTACAACTCGATGCTGAACTGGTACAAGCAACTGATCGAGCTGCGCCGTCAGAACCCCTCCGTCGGCAAAGGGAATAACGTCACCCTCAACAAAAGTGACACCAAAGTGCTTGCCTGGGCCCGGCAGTTGGAGGGGCAGCCGACCGTGGTCATCGCTTGCAACTTCACTGCCGACCCGCAGAGATTCGCCTTCGACTTCAGCGGTACCGGGATCACCGGAAAGCAGGCGAAGACCCTGATGAAGACCCCCGGCAGCAGCGATCCGGCTTCGCTCGACGCGGTCAACTTGCCGCCCTTTGGTGTCTACATCGGTCAGATCGAGTAACGGATCCCGACGGAAGCCTAACGCGCGGAGACGCCGCAGGCTTCCGTTTCAGGAGCCGGCAACAAAACTGACGGTCAGATTGCGGTCGCGCGGACCATCCAGTTCGACGAGGATCACCCGCTGCCAGGTGCCGAGAACAAGAGTACCATCCTCGACCGGAACGCTGGCCGCGGCGCCGATCAACGACGAGAGGATGTGGTCAGGTACATGAGCGGGGTTATGCGGATGCCGGTATTTCAGCTTAGGCATCATCGCCTCGAAGGCGTCCAGCATATCCAGATCGGTTCCCGGATCGAGATCTGCGGTGGTGAGCGCCGCTGTCGTATGCTGCACGTGAACAAAGCAAATCCCAGTCGAGCCGGACAGCAGTTCTTGAACTTCGTCGGTGATGTCGACAATCTCGCGCTTCTTTCGCGTCTTGACGCTCAACCTTCGCATATGTCTTCCTCCTTCAACCTGGTAAATTCTTTCGAACGCCACCCTTGCTGGGATGCTCTTTGCTTGCATCCGCGGACGGTCGTAGCTAGGCTGCCAGAAGAAAGCGACCCTGCCATGAATGTCGTTTCGGTGCTGGTGGAGTGCTCGCGCGCAAGAAACTCGTGAAAGGGCTCCGTGGCAGATAGCAGTCGAGGAGGCACTCGCGGCGTTGAGCCCCGGGATTCGAACGCCATCCGCCATCCCGAGATGGCCGCCGGTGGATACGCGAGCAACAATGGGACGGTCGAGTTCTATCAACGCGTCGTCGCCGTTCTCCCACAGGATGGCGTAGTTCTCGACCTGGGTGCGGGACGAGGCTCCGATTTCGAGGGGGACCACGGAGCATGGCATCATTGGCTCATCCAGCTGGGAAAAAGGCATTCGTGCCGCATCGGGGCAGACATCGATCCCATCGTGCAGACCCATGCGTATTTGGATCAAGCGGTTGTTATCGAGGCCGGTCAGCCCCTGCCCTTCCCCGACCAATCCTTCGATCTGGTGCTTTGTGACTGGGTGCTCGAACATGTCGATGATCCCAACCAGTTCGTTGCCGAGATTCGCCGCGTGCTCAAGGTCGGGGGATGGTTTTGCGCTCGAACCCCAAATCGCTGGAGCTACTTCAGCGTAGGAGCCCGGTTATTGAAGAGTCGCTTAGGAAACAGACTTCTACGTCTGCTCCAGGCTCACCGTCCGGAGACCGACAAATTTCCCAAGTATTACCGGTTGAACACACTCGGCGCCATTCACCAATATCTTCCCGCAACGCTATGGACAAATGCCACGTACACCCACAACCCCGATCCAGGATATGCCGGCAACTCGAGTGCCTTTTACCATCTTATTGAGCTCTACCAGCGGCTTATTCCCAAGACCTTAGGGACAGTGATCCTGATCTTCGCTCGCCGCCTCGGTTAAAGCGGCTGGTGAAATCGAAACGCAGCTTTAGCGTGCCAGGTATTCCGGTGTTCCGAAAATCGGTTCTTTGAGCCTTCCTTGGCGGAAAGGCTTGCCGGCTGGCTGGTGGGTTGCGTCCAGGAGCGGTACTTCTACTCTGCCAGAGCCTTCCTAAAGTGCCGCTCGCCAGGCGACGTTGCGGGCCAGCTTCGGCGCCACTTTCTCATACGCCTCATACACTCCTTCGAAGACCGCATCCCACGAAGCTGTCAACGCATATTGGCGTGCCGCCCGGCGCATTGCGGAATGGCGCTGCGGATGCTCCAGGATAGACGCGACTGCGGCAGCAAAGCTGGTATCTTCGGCGATCAGTCCGGTTTCCCCGTCGCGAACGATGTGGCAAGGTCCCCCATCCGGGGTCACGATGGCCGGTACTCCCGAGGCCAATGCCTCCAGAACGACATTGCCAAAGGTGTCGGTATGTGAGGGAAAAACGAAGAGATCCATGTTGGCGTAGGCGGTGGACAACTCCGCTCCACGCAGAACGCCCGGCAACTCCGCCCTTGGCACATTCTCGCGGAGCCACGCTTCCTCCGTCCCATGGCCAATGATGAGGAAGCGAAAGTTGCTGAGACCCGCAGCGAGGAGCTGATCACCGATTTGCTTGAAGAGCATGACGTTCTTTTCGATCGAGAGGCGACCCACAAATCCAAGCACAAATTCGTCGTCGTCCGCGGATCTTTTGCGGTGCGCCGGCGAAAACAGCTGGGTATCGACCCCTCGCGGCATCAACAGGCACCGCCTTCCGGTCTTTCGCTCGAGCAGCCCGCACAAATCCACATTGGGGGCGAAAAGAATCTGAGCCAGCTTGTAGAACCGGGCTGTTGCTGCCAGCGTCACCTGCTTGATGTGCATTGCAGCGTTGGTCGAATGACCGACCGGCAGGAAGCGCAGGAACCACGACGAACGCTTCGCCGCGTATTCGTGAACATTGGTGTGCCATGAGGCGACTAGAGGAACCTGAAGCGAATGGGCCAGCCACGCTCCGATCATTCCCAACTCGCTGGGACCGGTGATGTGAATGATGTCCGGATTGAAGGCTCTTACTGTACGGGTGATGTAGGGAAGATGGCGAAGAAAACCGAGGTCGAATCGAAGGTCCTTCTCCAGAGCAAAGGAAAGAAAGCCGCGCTTAAGTTCGAGGCTCTCTACTTGCGACTCTTGGACGTGACGCTCCGTGCGATCCCCCGCTCTGACTGACAGAAATGGCATACCACGGCGCCGCGCATACGCCTCGAACTGCCGGCTGGTATGGGCCACTCCGTTGACTTCATGGAACGAGTCGGGAAAATAGGCCACGCGCATACGGCGAGTTTATTCCATTCCGTTGGCAGCGGGTTGACAGTCAGGTTAAGTCAGCATGGATGTTGCTAATAACATCAGGCTCAAAGACGGACGGTGGTCTTGCGCAATCTCTAATCGGCGTAACCCGGGCCCTGTGAGAAGCCGCACTCCTTCCACAGCCTTTCCCAATTCCAGATCCCGGAGGTCACCTCCTCCGGCAGCCGGAATCCGAGCAGATGCGCGAGCATACACACCTGGCCTCGATGATGCGCCTCGTGAGAAAGCATATAACCGAGCATCTCCGGCCCAACCGGCCAAGGCTGGGCCCAGCCATCTCTGTGGAACTGCTTGACCCGACCGCTGCCGTCAAGCACTTCAGCAAGCATCTCTCCGCAACGAGCTGCAATCTCCGCCAGGCCCTCACTAGCTCGCTGCGGGGTGCAATGCGCCCGGTTGAGTTGCAGTGGGACTTTCAGGTGGGGAGCCGTGAGCCTGACCCACTTGCAGCGCACATTGTGCATGTGCGTGAAGATTGCGGCGATGGTGCGCACATTGCCGGGCGGTCTAGCTCGCCAGGCAGCCGGGTCAAGGTGCTCGATAATACGCTGATTCATCCGCTCATTCGCGGAGAAGGTCTGGACGGCACTTCGACCGAGCAGATCTTGAAGATGAACCTTGCGTTGACCGGTCGTCACCGTATCCTCAGTCCTTGACTTAGGATGCCGCCAGGCGTTCGGCAACTCGGGGACTGCTGTAGACGGTCGCTTAGCGGCCGACGCAAGAATTCTAGTCGCCTAGCGCAAACCCTAGTTCACCGGATTCATCCCAGGCGCGCCGGAGACTGCCCGAGATTGGCCCGCTTCCCATCAGCCGGACTGCTTTGATGATGACGTTCACGTATCCGGGCACCGCACCGTTAGTCCAGAGTTCGCAAATTGGCCGAACTACGCCGTTCTGGTCGGGATGATAGACGCGCTCATCCCAGCGGCGCGAGCCCTGCGGGAATTCCGGATAATCGCGGATCGCATCGAGAGTCGATTGCAAGATGCGGTGCTTCCAGGGCTCTGCATATTGAGGCATAAAGAGCACGTTGCTGATGCCTTGATAGCGTACTTCGTGGACAAATTCAGTAAAGGTCGAGGCATTCGACAGGTTGATGTTGGCGTTCGGCTCGGTGCCGTGGCGATCACCGCCGGAGATCAGCAGCTTGCCGTACTTCGCCGCCATCCGTTTGACGGCGCGGTTCTCTGCCCAGATCCGAAGCCCATTCAACTCCAGCGCATGCATGAACTGCCCATTCTGCGCCATGAAGAAGTCGACGTAGGTCCGGTGTTTTTCTTCGCCGATCAGGTAGAGGTCCCACATCGGATGGTTGAAGATAATGAGCACATTCGGCAGCGCATGAAGGGCGGAGAGAATCTCGGTGAGACGGGCATTGGAGGGGTCGGCGGTAAATTCCTCAAAGGTCCGCATCCACTCAGCGCCGGTGTCGCTAGGCAGGTTGTGGATGCCGAGGTGAAATGACTGCTCACACGTGCCTTCAGGCCCAAAGAAAGGCGCGCTCCATTCCACTGATACTGGAATATGACGGGCGGCGGCGACCGTACGCAACAACATCGGTGCGGTGATGTTGTCGTGGTCGGTGATCGAGACCAACGGTGAGACACCGAGCGATTCGACTTGCTTGCTTTCAAGGTCGAAAGCCAACCGTGGAGTCAGAGGCGGCGTCCAGTAGCCGGCTGCGTAGTTGAGGCGGAGACCGTACCGCTCCCGCGCCCGTCCCTCGCCGAACGCTAGTAGTCTGCCGATCAGGCGCGACCGACTGCCCAAATTCGCCAGAAAGTCTAGCGTTTCCTTTGATTGGCTGGTGTGACTATGGAGGGAAACACCTGAAGCGAAGCCCTCGGCTGCGTGGCGGTCTTTCCAGAGGTACGAGATTTGTGATCCTGCCATGATCCTGCTCCCTGGTACTTCAGTCGTGTCGCCCTTTCTACTTGATTATTGCCTTGCACCATGAATGCGGCATTACGGGCAGGAAAAACAACATTCATAAAGGGAAGGAATCCAAAATGGTACTGCCCTACGATTATTTCACCGGCACGGGCTATTTTTATTTCACCCAACTAGCTTTTTTGGGCTGATTTCAACAATGGGTGGAGTGGCCTCAACCAACGTCCTGGGCGTTTGGATTGGCAAAGACTGGCTAGGAACGATCCCCCCCGCTCACAATCCATTTGAAACAGCGCTGGTAGTCTGAGATCTGACAAAGGTTATGGCCACACTCCTCGATGTGAAAAATCTCTCGATCTGGTTTCGCTCTGCAGGCCAGGAGCGGCTAGTGGTTGCCGATTCGAGTTTCTCCATTGACGAGGGAGAGGTGCTCGGTCTGGTCGGTGAATCGGGATCGGGCAAATCGGTTACCGCCTTGGCAGTCCTGCGTCTTCTCGATCCGGCGGCGCGGATCCAAGGGTTGATCCGCTTTGGCGGGATTGACCTGCTTACGCTGCAAGACAGCGAGCTGCGTAAACGCCGCGGGCGGGAGATCGCCATGATCTTTCAAGAGCCCATGACCGCCCTGAACCCGGTTATGACTATCGGCGAACAGGTAGCCGAAGCAATCCGCGCTCATCAGCCGGGACTCTCGCGTCGCCAGGTGCGCCGCGTTGCCATCGAGGCCCTCGAATCGGTCGCCATACCGGATGCCGCCAACCGCTACGTAGACTATCCCCACCAGTTCTCCGGAGGACAAAGACAGCGCATCCTCATCGCCATGGCCATCGCCAACCGGCCGCGGTTGCTGATTGCCGACGAGCCGACTACCGCCCTCGATGTAACCGTGCAG includes these proteins:
- a CDS encoding PHP domain-containing protein, which translates into the protein MAGSQISYLWKDRHAAEGFASGVSLHSHTSQSKETLDFLANLGSRSRLIGRLLAFGEGRARERYGLRLNYAAGYWTPPLTPRLAFDLESKQVESLGVSPLVSITDHDNITAPMLLRTVAAARHIPVSVEWSAPFFGPEGTCEQSFHLGIHNLPSDTGAEWMRTFEEFTADPSNARLTEILSALHALPNVLIIFNHPMWDLYLIGEEKHRTYVDFFMAQNGQFMHALELNGLRIWAENRAVKRMAAKYGKLLISGGDRHGTEPNANINLSNASTFTEFVHEVRYQGISNVLFMPQYAEPWKHRILQSTLDAIRDYPEFPQGSRRWDERVYHPDQNGVVRPICELWTNGAVPGYVNVIIKAVRLMGSGPISGSLRRAWDESGELGFALGD
- a CDS encoding class I SAM-dependent methyltransferase, encoding MADSSRGGTRGVEPRDSNAIRHPEMAAGGYASNNGTVEFYQRVVAVLPQDGVVLDLGAGRGSDFEGDHGAWHHWLIQLGKRHSCRIGADIDPIVQTHAYLDQAVVIEAGQPLPFPDQSFDLVLCDWVLEHVDDPNQFVAEIRRVLKVGGWFCARTPNRWSYFSVGARLLKSRLGNRLLRLLQAHRPETDKFPKYYRLNTLGAIHQYLPATLWTNATYTHNPDPGYAGNSSAFYHLIELYQRLIPKTLGTVILIFARRLG
- a CDS encoding ABC transporter ATP-binding protein, with the translated sequence MATLLDVKNLSIWFRSAGQERLVVADSSFSIDEGEVLGLVGESGSGKSVTALAVLRLLDPAARIQGLIRFGGIDLLTLQDSELRKRRGREIAMIFQEPMTALNPVMTIGEQVAEAIRAHQPGLSRRQVRRVAIEALESVAIPDAANRYVDYPHQFSGGQRQRILIAMAIANRPRLLIADEPTTALDVTVQAQILELLAELRSQFGLAMLFISHDLAVVSQVADRVMVMRNGMALESGSTAQVFHDPLHPYTASLIGAIPTLTTDRDLPLATLTQQAEADGGRMVERFPGHWVRQSQIPAS
- a CDS encoding glycosyltransferase encodes the protein MRVAYFPDSFHEVNGVAHTSRQFEAYARRRGMPFLSVRAGDRTERHVQESQVESLELKRGFLSFALEKDLRFDLGFLRHLPYITRTVRAFNPDIIHITGPSELGMIGAWLAHSLQVPLVASWHTNVHEYAAKRSSWFLRFLPVGHSTNAAMHIKQVTLAATARFYKLAQILFAPNVDLCGLLERKTGRRCLLMPRGVDTQLFSPAHRKRSADDDEFVLGFVGRLSIEKNVMLFKQIGDQLLAAGLSNFRFLIIGHGTEEAWLRENVPRAELPGVLRGAELSTAYANMDLFVFPSHTDTFGNVVLEALASGVPAIVTPDGGPCHIVRDGETGLIAEDTSFAAAVASILEHPQRHSAMRRAARQYALTASWDAVFEGVYEAYEKVAPKLARNVAWRAAL
- a CDS encoding DinB family protein, with amino-acid sequence MTTGQRKVHLQDLLGRSAVQTFSANERMNQRIIEHLDPAAWRARPPGNVRTIAAIFTHMHNVRCKWVRLTAPHLKVPLQLNRAHCTPQRASEGLAEIAARCGEMLAEVLDGSGRVKQFHRDGWAQPWPVGPEMLGYMLSHEAHHRGQVCMLAHLLGFRLPEEVTSGIWNWERLWKECGFSQGPGYAD
- a CDS encoding secondary thiamine-phosphate synthase enzyme YjbQ; translation: MRRLSVKTRKKREIVDITDEVQELLSGSTGICFVHVQHTTAALTTADLDPGTDLDMLDAFEAMMPKLKYRHPHNPAHVPDHILSSLIGAAASVPVEDGTLVLGTWQRVILVELDGPRDRNLTVSFVAGS
- a CDS encoding alpha-glucosidase, which codes for MNFLTTNKILIAALLSSSLAVPSSFAQDHATPARSHTLSAESTPDNQWWKGAVIYEIYPRSFQDSNGDGIGDLNGITSRLDYLKVLGVDAIWLTPIYPSPQVDFGYDISDYEAIDPAYGTLADFDHLVAEAKKRDIKIIMDMVMNHTSDKHKWFLESESSKTNPKRDWYVWKDGKAPGQPPNNWTSVFGHSAWQFDPKTNQYYYHKFYIQQPDLNWNNPKVRKAMYDTCRFWMRRGVYGFRLDAIPTLFEDPQLRDEQVIKDAGGNPKINAFGDQELDDSLTNNLPEVHDVQKELRKVIDEFPGRVLIGETYFSNVADLRKSYGAKNDELQLPMDFQVGMINKLDVNAFRQHIDEVETQIDNDQPLLVFDNHDNPRIDARYGDGIHNLDIERMLATVLFATRDTALFYYGDEIAMKTTPPVRKEDVKDPIGITGWPKEKGRDGERTPMQWTPGPNAGFTTGTPWLPIPPSYVLYNVQTEVPDYNSMLNWYKQLIELRRQNPSVGKGNNVTLNKSDTKVLAWARQLEGQPTVVIACNFTADPQRFAFDFSGTGITGKQAKTLMKTPGSSDPASLDAVNLPPFGVYIGQIE